In Hemicordylus capensis ecotype Gifberg chromosome 3, rHemCap1.1.pri, whole genome shotgun sequence, one DNA window encodes the following:
- the LRRC3 gene encoding leucine-rich repeat-containing protein 3, with product MTSMFLAAKPSRPAPLYWSQVLFCLLFCASSCSCTSCPEQCQCTNYSGATAVLCSASDLEEIPKDIPKDTMFLKLDANKITAVPNSTFRHLAHLQEIDLSRNAIEKIDSAAFKGVADGLRLLDLSGNHIQRIPKEALVNLNAMIRLSNNPWHCECTLQEVLWEVKLDPESVNEITCQTSVQEEYAGKPLLHILDSGINFCNMHQKTTDVAMFVTMFSWFTLVISYVVYYVRHNQEDTKKHLEYLKSLPSTRVPKETISTIL from the coding sequence ATGACCAGCATGTTTCTGGCAGCCAAGCCATCTAGGCCTGCACCACTGTACTGGTCTCAAGTTCTCTTCTGCCTCCTCTTCTGTGCCTCTTCCTGCTCCTGTACCTCCTGCCCTGAGCAGTGCCAATGCACCAACTACTCTGGAGCAACAGCTGTCCTTTGCAGCGCTAGTGACCTGGAAGAAATTCCAAAGGACATCCCCAAAGACACCATGTTTTTGAAGTTGGATGCTAATAAAATTACTGCAGTCCCCAACAGCACATTCAGACACCTCGCCCACTTACAAGAGATAGACCTTTCCAGAAATGCCATTGAGAAGATTGATTCTGCAGCCTTCAAAGGGGTGGCTGATGGCCTAAGGTTGCTTGATCTCTCTGGCAACCACATACAGAGAATCCCAAAAGAGGCCTTGGTCAACTTGAATGCCATGATTCGCCTGTCCAACAACCCCTGGCACTGTGAATGTACTTTGCAGGAAGTCTTGTGGGAAGTGAAACTTGACCCTGAGTCAGTCAATGAGATCACCTGCCAAACATCTGTGCAAGAGGAATATGCTGGAAAGCCTCTGCTCCATATCCTTGATTCAGGCATCAACTTTTGCAACATGCACCAGAAAACCACTGATGTTGCCATGTTCGTTACCATGTTCAGCTGGTTTACTTTGGTCATTAGCTATGTGGTGTACTACGTACGGCACAACCAAGAAGACACAAAGAAGCACCTGGAATACCTGAAATCCCTGCCTAGTACGCGAGTTCCTAAAGAGACTATCAGCACCATCCTGTAG